A segment of the Trifolium pratense cultivar HEN17-A07 linkage group LG7, ARS_RC_1.1, whole genome shotgun sequence genome:
GGCGCCCTCTGCTGTGCAAAGAATTCCTGCAATATATGTTGGACCCGTACGTCCACCCGGTCATCAAATGATGCTTCGAACTCATCGCGGAATTCTTCTCTATACGTGGCCCTCATTCGCGCTTCATACTCATCATCGGTTTCCTCTCTTTGAGTTGGACGAGAGCGTCCTGTActcgatgaagatgaagatgtgtaAGTGACATCTCTCAAACCAGTTGGGTCACTTGCATATAGAGAAGATGTACACCCAGCAGCGAATTTGCGACCTCGAGTCGCACCACCAGCATTCTTAACAAAAGCCAACGACATCTTGTTTCGACGAACATCCTCATTATCTCGCCTATGAGGTGGTAGTCGTAGTTGGCTTGCATTATATTCTTCAACCCAAATTTGCGTCAACctctacaataaattaaaaaaaaattataattaattaattataatgtttagatataattatataatgtttaaaaaataatgttatacgaaataaataataaataatatatataattaaatacttaCCGACACTTCTTGCGCCCTTGCCCCCGTCCACTCACCGGAATCTGCATACCGGTGCATCATGTCATTCATCTCCATAAAGGTGGGTGGACGACCAAATTGTTGGATGAACTCAAGACGAAGCGTTCCGGCAGATTTAGACCCTCCAGAGTGTACGCACGCACGATTGGCTTCATCAGTATTTCTGTTGGCTTTGTTCTTTATACACTTTGCAATATACTCTTCCTCTTCCCATCTGCGGCAGAGCATAGGGTATGAATTGCCAGCGAGCCAAAGTGGTGGTTTTGAAGGatcctttttaatctttttccgcgcttcaaaaagtaaggtcgacagacgcttggtggcttttttgttgaatatacgCTCAATAGCCGCTGTGTGGTGATTCAGCCAAGTTACTTGCGActacgaaaaataaagaaaaattgttaataaattagtaaatatatgtttagtaacaaaattgattggataaaaaagtaattataaataaaaacgtaccctgaagccattccaaaattgttgatatccACGCTCATCTGCCCTGACCTCCGTCCAGTTGAGATATGGAGCCTGGAATTTGGATTTCAATGCATTATTGATTGCCTTATTCGCCGGATTTTGGGGTTGCAAActgcacaatatatatatatatatatattagttaagaataattatcatatatatccaattaatttattaaacacaaattcttaataataattaacttactcTGTGGCGGTATATGGCATGATGATGGGTCTACCATGCCGGTCAATCAACAATTCATTTTGAGGAGCTAAAAGTGCAATATCGGCTATTTCCTCGTCCTCGTGGTCATCATCGTCGTCGTAGGAGTCGTACTCCTCTTCCACACCGTCTACGGTTCGAGACTTGGGCATACCCTCCAACCATCGATTCCGAACAACGCGGCGGGGTAAAGCACGTCTACGTGGAGCGCGTCCGCGTCCGCGTCCGACACCCGGTGCTGGTGGAATATCATCAATGTCATCATCGacattgtcatcatcaaaattttcttcatctggattcatctataataaaaaaatatatgataaatatatttatataattaagaaatacatgacaaatatatatataattaagaaatacatgacaaatatatatataattaagaaatacatgacaaatatatatataattaattaagaaatacatgacaaatatatatataattaattaagaaatacatgacatatattgttttataattcatcatcattaaacgataaacaaatgcaaccaaaaacaaatattcaagtacaacgattaatattattacaacgcggataactatattataaaattaattgtcatcccaatctgatacatcttcatcatcactgccttcatcatcaccattaGCTTCGACGTCCTCTTCATCAACATCACCATCAGAAGGTACTTCTTCGGCTTCTTCTTGTACACAAAGTTGATTAAAAGTTTCAACTGCAATGACATCATCAACATTGGACATCTCATCTTCCTGATATGGTTCATCTTCACGTTcatctatctcatttttttcaatcagACCCCTTGGTTTTGATGTTATTGCGGCACACCAACCTCGCTTATCCCTTGTAGTCGATGGATAAGGGACATAGTGAACTTGTCTGACGTTATGAGCCATAGCAAACGGATCATACAATGGATaatgtttgttcatttttatgtCCACGGTATTAGTCTTTGAATCATATCTGGTACCTCTATTTGAAGGATCAAACCATTTACAGTAAAACAACACGACTGTTTTCTTGTAATCAAGGTAATTGTATTCGATTTCAAATATGTTCTCAATGACACCGTAAAAATCTCCTTCACCATTTTCAGTCACACCTTTCATACACACTCCACTGTTTACTGTTGTTTTTCCTTCACTCCAACTGTGTGTCTCAAATCTGTAACCATTGACAAAGTAGGTGTGCCATTGTTTAACGGTTGACTTTGGGCCATCAGATAAGTTTCTCAAGTGTTGTATGACACGAGTTGCGGGTGTTTGTTGGTACATGTATTCTTTGAACCATGCTGGAAATTGCGAATTGATTTGAGCAGAAGTATGTTGTGTTAAAAACATCCTAAGTTATTAAATATCGTTAGTTATAAGCGAACTTAATtggaataaataattatttattaactaaTTTAAAATACTCACTGTAAATATGGCTCGACTTCATTGCAATTAATCAGCAAGTGAACATGCGCCGAATAGAGAACTTTGTCACCAGGATACAACACTTTCTCACCACCACCATTACGACCAGGCAAGCTGAATATTGACATGTTTAATGGGTGAATTCTCACAGGCCGAGATGTTTCAGTTTCATTGCGAATATGGCTTGATGACAACGTGTCTTTGAAGTAATGCGAACAAAAGTAAATTGTTTCGCGGTGTAAGTATGTTGCACAAATTGAGCCTTCGACCCTAGCTTTGTTTTTCACGGCACGTTTTGCATAACCCATGAACCTTTCGAACGGGTACATCCATCTATATTGAACCGGCCCACCAAGCCTAGCCTCGTATGCCAGATGCACCACAACATGCTCCATAGAATCAAACAAGGCAGGAGGAAATATTCTCTCCAACTTACACAAGATCAGTGGAATGTCATTTTCcatcttgatgagatcagcCTCTCTTAGCGTTGTCGAACACAGATTCTTGAAAAATTGACTGATTTCAATAAGCGGATTCAATACATGTTGGGGTAAAGAACTAAATGCAATCGGAAGTAAAGTCTGGAAAAAAACATGACAATCATGACTTTTCATCCCACGCATCCTTCCATGGTCAACATCAGCGCATCTCGCCAAATTCGACGAATAACCGTCCGGCATCTTCACTTCTTTTACCCATCGACAAACAGATTTTGCTTCTTCAGGAGATAAAGTATAGTTTGCACGAGGTTTAAGAAGTTTGCCGTTAGATGTCTCCACCAACAACAGTTCGTTACGTTTGCAATACAACCCTATGTCTCTCCTCGCGTTGTCATTATCTTTCGTTTTTCCTTTGACATTCATGACagtgttaaaaatattttcaaacacatttttctcaatatgcataacatcaaggttgtgacgtAAAAGGTTGTCTTTCCAATACGGCAGATCCCAAAAGATACTTCTTTTTGTCCAGTTGTGTGTTTGTCCATAACCACGCGGTTTAGATGCAACACCACCTACAACCTCAACCTTTGGAATATCTTTCACTTTGTTCCAGACTTGTCGGGATGTCAAATAATCTGGTGGATCACGAGTCTCGGTGTCACCATgaacaaaaccatttttatttcttctaaacGGATGATCAGTAGGCAAGAACCGACGATGACAGTCAAACCAAGTAGCCTTCCCACCGTTTTCTAACCAAAACGCTTTGGTGTCCATCATGCAAATAGGACATCCTAGTTTACCATGTGTCCCCCATCCAGACAACATCCCATATGCAGGAAAATCATTAATGGTCCACATCAAAGCTCCTCTCATATTGAAATTTCGTTTTTGGTTGATATCATACGTCGCAACACCGTTCCACAATCtcttcaaatcatcaatcaaaggTTGTAAATAGATATCAATACCAACAGTTGGACTAGATGGGCCTGGTATTACAGCGGCTAAAAACATGTAAGGTTTTGACATGCACATATCAGGAGGAAGATTGTACGGGGTAACCAGAACAGGCCAACATGAATATGGAGTGGCTGATACTTGAGTATATGGTGTAAATCCATCTGAGCATAACCCAAGTCGGACATTCCGTGGCTCCGAAGCAAATTCAGGataaacttgatcaaaatgcttccaagccattccatcagaaggatgtcgcaactcacctgacatttttctcctttcatAGTTTTCACGATGCCATGTCATTTTACTGGCAGTTTGCATCGATGCATACAACCTTTGCAACCTTGGTATTATGGGTAAATAGAACATCGCCTTTCTTGGGATTGGCTTCCTTCTGACTGACCGTGAATTTCTTGTTACACGATatcttggttcttgacaaaatttacattcaaGTAATGCACCGTCATCTACACCAAATTCGTTGCTATAGTACAACATACACCCGTTAACACAACAGTCAATTCTCTTCGCTCCGAGTCCTAACTTTGCAACCAATTGTCTTGCTTcgtaataattttttggcaaatCAAGAGGACGGTCTATTGTTATATCCAACATCAGTTTTGTTATCAAGTCCATGGTGTATTCTGAAACAAGACATTCAGACTTGATACCCAAAAGTCTAATACACACCGTTAACTTTGAGTCTCGGGAGCCTTCACACAACGGTGTATTTGTCTCtttcaaaagatcaaaaaatCGCTGGGCTTCCTCATTTGGTCTCTCGACGTTAACATCAGCGTCATATTCATCATCAGCAGGGTCGTCGACATCATTTGGCACATAAATCGGCGTATTAAACCCAAGGGCATTAGTTATCATATTGTCCATCTCATTAAACGGATCATAATGCTGATGATAATATTGGGGAACAACAACGGGCTGAAAAACACTGCTTGAAGCACGATTTTGATTCACGGGAACAGTCGTGGAACATCCTTCGCCATGACTTGACCAAACCCAATAATTAGGTTGGaatccctttttata
Coding sequences within it:
- the LOC123893608 gene encoding uncharacterized protein LOC123893608 produces the protein MNPDEENFDDDNVDDDIDDIPPAPGVGRGRGRAPRRRALPRRVVRNRWLEGMPKSRTVDGVEEEYDSYDDDDDHEDEEIADIALLAPQNELLIDRHGRPIIMPYTATDLQPQNPANKAINNALKSKFQAPYLNWTEVRADERGYQQFWNGFRSQVTWLNHHTAAIERIFNKKATKRLSTLLFEARKKIKKDPSKPPLWLAGNSYPMLCRRWEEEEYIAKCIKNKANRNTDEANRACVHSGGSKSAGTLRLEFIQQFGRPPTFMEMNDMMHRYADSGEWTGARAQEVSRLTQIWVEEYNASQLRLPPHRRDNEDVRRNKMSLAFVKNAGGATRGRKFAAGCTSSLYASDPTGLRDVTYTSSSSSSTGRSRPTQREETDDEYEARMRATYREEFRDEFEASFDDRVDVRVQHILQEFFAQQRAPAPAGGGGWIIISGFGTTKSKCR
- the LOC123900159 gene encoding uncharacterized protein LOC123900159, which produces MDNMITNALGFNTPIYVPNDVDDPADDEYDADVNVERPNEEAQRFFDLLKETNTPLCEGSRDSKLTVCIRLLGIKSECLVSEYTMDLITKLMLDITIDRPLDLPKNYYEARQLVAKLGLGAKRIDCCVNGCMLYYSNEFGVDDGALLECKFCQEPRYRVTRNSRSVRRKPIPRKAMFYLPIIPRLQRLYASMQTASKMTWHRENYERRKMSDGFTPYTQVSATPYSCWPVLVTPYNLPPDMCMSKPYMFLAAVIPGPSSPTVGIDIYLQPLIDDLKRLWNGVATYDINQKRNFNMRGALMWTINDFPAYGMLSGWGTHGKLGCPICMMDTKAFWLENGGKATWFDCHRRFLPTDHPFRRNKNGFVHGDTETRDPPDYLTSRQVWNKVKDIPKVEVVGGVASKPRGYGQTHNWTKRRKTKDNDNARRDIGLYCKRNELLLVETSNGKLLKPRANYTLSPEEAKSVCRWVKEVKMPDDFTSDCI
- the LOC123893609 gene encoding uncharacterized protein LOC123893609, with the protein product MYPFERFMGYAKRAVKNKARVEGSICATYLHRETIYFCSHYFKDTLSSSHIRNETETSRPVRIHPLNMSIFSLPGRNGGGEKVLYPGDKVLYSAHVHLLINCNEVEPYLQMFLTQHTSAQINSQFPAWFKEYMYQQTPATRVIQHLRNLSDGPKSTVKQWHTYFVNGYRFETHSWSEGKTTVNSGVCMKGVTENGEGDFYGVIENIFEIEYNYLDYKKTVVLFYCKWFDPSNRGTRYDSKTNTVDIKMNKHYPLYDPFAMAHNVRQVHYVPYPSTTRDKRGWCAAITSKPRGLIEKNEIDEREDEPYQEDEMSNVDDVIAVETFNQLCVQEEAEEVPSDGDVDEEDVEANGDDEGSDDEDVSDWDDN